A stretch of Tenrec ecaudatus isolate mTenEca1 chromosome 2, mTenEca1.hap1, whole genome shotgun sequence DNA encodes these proteins:
- the LOC142440424 gene encoding LOW QUALITY PROTEIN: olfactory receptor 14K1-like (The sequence of the model RefSeq protein was modified relative to this genomic sequence to represent the inferred CDS: deleted 1 base in 1 codon) has translation MTNHTMVMEFFLMEFSNTRALRVLHTFLFLLIYLETLVGNLLIIIIVTLNQGLHTPMYFFLKNLSFLDACFISTTVPNFTLNSLSHRSIISLPGCVLQVLLMIHFAGSELFILTAMSYDRYVAICHPLHYEVIMSSAVCVQMAAASWLMGGIFAVLYTAETFSLSFCGPRHLHIFFCHVPSLLKISCSKTHITINVSLVVGLLFGIFCLACIGFSYICIFNTVLRMPSLQGWSKVFSTCLPHLIVVSTFFMTGATAYLKPVPDYPHILDFVTSVFYCVVPPSLNPIIYSLRNKELKEALCKMLWRVYQYRSHVK, from the exons ATGACCAACCACACTATGGTGATGGAATTCTTCCTCATGGAATTCTCCAACACCAGGGCGCTTCGAGTTCTGCACACTTTTCTATTTTTGTTGATTTACTTGGAGACCTTGGTGGGAAATCTTCTCATTATCATCATTGTCACCCTGAATCAAGGTCTTCACactcccatgtacttcttcctcaagAACTTATCTTTCCTTGATGCTTGCTTCATTTCTACCACAGTTCCAAATTTTACTCTGAACTCTTTATCCCACAGAAGCATAATTTCCTTGCCAGGATGTGTGCTACAGGTATTGCTGATGATTCACTTTGCTGGATCTGAACTTTTCATCCTCACAgccatgtcctatgaccgctacgTGGCAATCTGCCACCCTCTGCACTATGAAGTCATTATGAGCTCGGCAGTCTGTGTGCAGATGGCAGCTGCCTCCTGGCTTATGGGAGGTATCTTTGCAGTCCTTTATACTGCTGAGACTTTCTCTCTATCTTTCTGTGGACCTAGGCATCTC CACATTTTTTTCTGTCATGTTCCCTCTTTATTGAAGATTTCTTGTTCTAAGACACACATTACTATTAATGTTAGCTTAGTGGTTGGACTCCTATTTGGCATATTCTGTTTAGCCTGCATTGGTTTTTCATACATTTGCATTTTCAATACAGTACTGAGAATGCCTTCATTGCAAGGATGGTCCAAAGTCTTCTCCACCTGCTTGCCCCATCTCATAGTTGTGAGCACATTTTTTATGACAGGTGCTACTGCCTATTTGAAACCTGTCCCTGACTACCCACACATCCTTGATTTTGTGACATCTGTCTTCTATTGTGTGGTGCCTCCATCATTGAACCCCATAATATACAGCTTAAGGAATAAGGAATTGAAGGAAGCTCTGTGTAAGATGTTATGGAGAGTATATCAGTATAGGAGCCATGTAAAATAA